Proteins encoded in a region of the Streptomyces sp. NBC_01471 genome:
- a CDS encoding helix-turn-helix transcriptional regulator, translated as MDQLRRSTPNWAQKGEGDMPPRDNPTGRQARLGGELRKLRELAGKTAREAAGLISTDQAKISHIEAGRTGIGEERIRRLASFYACDDEALIEALCAISREHRGQFWWDEYRGVLAPGFLNMAEMEHHSRYMHCLQSVTLPGLLQTQGYAQALFDAVLPKLPEDEVEARLEHRMRRQSVLDREQPPEFEVVVHEAALRMRVGGRKVAREQLQHLVEATDRPNVTVQVIPFAIDRFIDITQTVLYAGGAVPQLDTVHIDTPIRGLYLDATADVHRYRLQLDVAKQASLEPAESRSFIHHLARDM; from the coding sequence GTGGACCAGTTGCGCCGCAGCACGCCAAACTGGGCGCAAAAAGGGGAAGGTGACATGCCGCCAAGGGACAATCCGACCGGGCGCCAGGCGCGCCTGGGCGGTGAACTGCGGAAGCTGCGTGAACTCGCGGGCAAGACCGCACGGGAAGCCGCCGGGCTCATCTCGACCGACCAGGCCAAGATCAGTCACATAGAAGCCGGACGTACCGGCATCGGCGAGGAACGCATCCGCCGTCTGGCCAGCTTCTACGCCTGTGACGACGAGGCACTCATCGAGGCCCTGTGCGCCATCTCGCGGGAGCACCGGGGTCAGTTCTGGTGGGACGAGTACCGGGGTGTGCTCGCGCCCGGGTTCCTGAACATGGCCGAGATGGAGCACCACTCCCGTTACATGCACTGCCTCCAGTCGGTGACACTGCCCGGATTGCTCCAGACGCAGGGTTACGCCCAGGCGCTGTTCGACGCGGTTCTCCCCAAGCTGCCGGAGGACGAAGTGGAGGCCAGGCTGGAACACCGGATGCGCAGGCAGTCGGTACTCGACAGGGAACAGCCTCCCGAATTCGAAGTCGTCGTACACGAAGCCGCTCTGCGCATGCGCGTTGGCGGGCGCAAGGTCGCCCGCGAACAACTGCAACACCTGGTGGAGGCGACAGACCGGCCCAACGTGACCGTTCAGGTGATCCCGTTCGCCATCGACCGATTCATCGACATCACCCAGACAGTGCTGTACGCAGGCGGGGCGGTACCGCAACTGGACACCGTCCACATCGATACCCCGATCCGCGGGCTCTATTTGGACGCCACAGCGGATGTGCACAGATACCGCCTGCAACTCGACGTCGCAAAGCAGGCCTCACTGGAGCCCGCAGAGTCGCGCAGCTTCATCCACCACCTCGCACGGGACATGTGA
- a CDS encoding ATP-binding protein, protein MTPATARPVPRPPLPQRGARYRLVAPNSPTAPGIVRDFLGTLLRATGHPGFVEDGRLCVSEVVTNAHCHTRSPLVRVDVTVNPKRVTVYVTDDEPVSLPWRGHTEPTPCDEHGRGLVLVEALAARWGTRAGGEPVPRSKTVWFTLETA, encoded by the coding sequence ATGACCCCGGCAACCGCCCGTCCAGTACCCCGCCCGCCCCTTCCCCAGCGCGGCGCCCGCTACCGGCTGGTCGCGCCCAACAGCCCTACCGCCCCCGGGATCGTGCGCGACTTCCTCGGCACGCTGCTGCGGGCCACCGGTCACCCCGGTTTCGTGGAGGACGGGCGCCTCTGTGTGAGCGAGGTCGTCACCAACGCGCACTGCCACACCCGCTCGCCGCTCGTCCGGGTGGATGTCACGGTCAACCCGAAGCGGGTGACGGTGTATGTGACGGACGACGAACCCGTATCGCTGCCCTGGCGCGGGCATACGGAACCCACTCCGTGCGACGAACACGGTCGCGGTCTCGTCCTCGTGGAGGCCCTCGCGGCCCGCTGGGGAACCAGGGCCGGCGGGGAGCCCGTGCCGCGGTCCAAGACCGTCTGGTTCACGCTCGAAACGGCCTAG
- a CDS encoding TetR/AcrR family transcriptional regulator C-terminal domain-containing protein, with the protein MTKKQAEDLTRTRLDPGTVVRTALELLEEKGADGLSIRGIADRLGVRMNTVLWHAKTKARLSELMADAIVAGAPVDGLPEPWEPRVRELLHRYRRALLAHRDGARIVAGTYAAEPATLRFADLMTEALLSGGLAEREAVWTGWSLVYFALGLAQEEQALPDAMGPAFARRLDTGEYPSLSRAAAYFEDTSFDERFDYGLSRILGV; encoded by the coding sequence GTGACCAAGAAGCAAGCGGAGGATCTCACCCGGACCCGGCTCGACCCCGGAACGGTGGTGCGAACGGCCCTGGAACTGCTGGAGGAGAAAGGCGCGGACGGGCTCTCGATCCGTGGCATCGCGGACCGGCTCGGCGTCCGGATGAACACCGTGCTCTGGCATGCGAAGACCAAGGCGCGGCTGTCGGAGTTGATGGCGGACGCGATCGTGGCCGGGGCGCCGGTGGACGGACTGCCCGAGCCCTGGGAACCCCGGGTCCGCGAACTGCTCCACCGCTACCGCCGCGCCCTGCTGGCCCACCGGGACGGGGCCAGGATCGTGGCCGGTACATACGCCGCCGAACCCGCCACACTCCGCTTCGCCGACCTGATGACCGAGGCACTCCTGAGCGGCGGGCTGGCGGAACGCGAGGCGGTCTGGACCGGCTGGAGCCTTGTCTACTTCGCCCTGGGGCTGGCCCAGGAGGAACAGGCGCTTCCTGACGCGATGGGTCCGGCGTTCGCACGACGGCTGGACACCGGCGAATACCCCTCACTGTCCCGGGCCGCCGCGTACTTCGAGGACACCTCCTTCGACGAGCGCTTCGACTACGGACTCTCCCGCATCCTGGGGGTGTGA
- a CDS encoding NADH-quinone oxidoreductase subunit B family protein, whose protein sequence is MGLEEKLPSGFLLTTVEQAAGWVRKSSVFPATFGLACCAIEMMTTGAGRYDLARFGMEVFRGSPRQADLMIVAGRVSQKMAPVLRQVYDQMPNPKWVISMGVCASSGGMFNNYAIVQGVDHIVPVDIYLPGCPPRPEMLMDAILKLHQKIQGSKLGVNQVEAAREAEEAALKALPTIEMKGLLR, encoded by the coding sequence ATGGGACTCGAAGAGAAGCTGCCGAGCGGATTTCTGCTGACCACCGTCGAACAGGCCGCCGGCTGGGTGCGGAAGTCCTCCGTCTTCCCGGCCACCTTCGGCCTCGCCTGTTGCGCCATCGAGATGATGACGACGGGTGCGGGCCGCTACGACCTCGCGCGGTTCGGCATGGAGGTCTTCCGCGGTTCGCCGCGGCAGGCGGACCTGATGATCGTGGCAGGGCGGGTGAGCCAGAAGATGGCGCCCGTCCTGCGGCAGGTCTACGACCAGATGCCCAACCCCAAGTGGGTCATTTCCATGGGGGTTTGCGCGTCTTCAGGCGGTATGTTCAACAATTACGCAATTGTTCAGGGTGTAGATCATATCGTCCCGGTTGATATCTATTTGCCCGGTTGCCCGCCGCGTCCCGAGATGCTGATGGACGCCATCCTCAAGCTCCACCAGAAGATCCAGGGCTCCAAGCTCGGGGTCAATCAGGTCGAAGCGGCCCGCGAGGCGGAGGAGGCGGCCCTCAAGGCGCTCCCGACGATCGAGATGAAGGGGCTGCTGCGGTGA
- a CDS encoding NADH-quinone oxidoreductase subunit A — MNAYAPILVLGALGAGFAIFSVVMATLIGPKRYNRAKLEAYECGIEPTPTPAGGGRFPIKYYLTAMLFIVFDIEIVFLYPWAVTFDSLGLFGLVEMLLFVLTVFVAYAYVWRRGGLEWD; from the coding sequence GTGAATGCCTACGCGCCCATCCTCGTGCTCGGCGCCCTCGGGGCAGGGTTTGCGATCTTCTCCGTGGTCATGGCCACGCTTATCGGTCCCAAGCGCTACAACCGGGCGAAGCTCGAGGCGTACGAGTGCGGTATCGAACCGACACCCACGCCGGCCGGAGGCGGCCGTTTCCCCATCAAGTACTACCTGACGGCGATGCTTTTCATCGTCTTCGACATCGAGATCGTCTTCCTCTACCCCTGGGCGGTCACCTTCGACTCCCTGGGGCTTTTCGGGCTCGTCGAGATGCTGCTCTTCGTGCTCACCGTCTTCGTCGCCTACGCGTATGTGTGGCGGCGCGGCGGTCTGGAATGGGACTGA
- a CDS encoding helix-turn-helix domain-containing protein codes for MPRWESDAQGRLERAALELFETQGFERTSVAQIAGAAGLKERSFYRYFPDKREVLFAGNELEAHLVAQAEAADPGLTPIEALLAALGTAEEIFRPREFLLRRGRVIAANPALAERDLIKLAAIADALAPALERRGVEPGKARFIIDVVLAIHRRAMPRWLAEPDTTLAQLMAQAAAELCEVVAPSAPTIR; via the coding sequence ATGCCGCGATGGGAATCCGATGCACAGGGCCGGCTCGAACGCGCGGCGCTCGAGCTGTTCGAGACGCAGGGGTTCGAGCGCACCTCGGTCGCGCAGATCGCAGGCGCCGCCGGGCTGAAGGAGCGCTCCTTCTATCGCTACTTCCCCGACAAGCGGGAAGTCCTCTTCGCCGGCAACGAACTCGAGGCCCACCTCGTCGCCCAGGCCGAGGCAGCCGACCCGGGCCTCACGCCGATCGAGGCGCTGCTGGCCGCGCTGGGAACCGCCGAGGAGATCTTCCGCCCACGCGAGTTCCTGCTGCGCCGGGGAAGAGTGATCGCCGCCAACCCGGCACTGGCCGAGCGCGACCTGATCAAGCTCGCCGCCATCGCCGACGCTCTGGCACCGGCGCTCGAGCGCCGCGGCGTCGAGCCCGGAAAAGCACGCTTCATCATCGACGTGGTACTGGCGATCCACCGGCGCGCCATGCCCCGCTGGCTGGCCGAGCCGGACACCACCCTCGCTCAGCTCATGGCTCAGGCCGCCGCCGAGCTGTGCGAAGTGGTTGCGCCATCAGCTCCAACGATCCGCTGA
- a CDS encoding FAD-dependent monooxygenase, whose product MEHEHVVIAGGGPTGLWLAAELRLGGTPVTVLETRRERDPHSKALTIHPRTLEALATRGVLEPFLTEGRRIPSGHFGGLDDRMDFGVLDTPYPFTLALPQARTEELLEEHAIAAGARIRRGHHVTGLTQDEDGVSVGATGPDGPYALRAGYIVGCDGTRSTVREAAGIGFPGNDATTWGFLGDVVLDNPPQGGVSAVSGPTGGVMIVPMPGGIHRIVGGDPDSTGTGYPGELTLDGLRAKVTRIAGTDFGMRDPSWLSRFGNAARQAAEYRRGRVLLAGDAAHMHYPAGGVGLNVGIQDATNLGWKLAATVAGTAPAGLLDSYHAERHPVGADLLLSTRAQTALMNAYSAEGQDLRALLSQLIATVPEFSRSLAERLSALAVTYPGPADHHPLTGHRAPNLELSNSTDLFTLLRTGRHVLLHFTGTPAPPSTAHVITHTAHRPDPRPAWSTVRAALIRPDGHVAWASEQPDAEVLRAEAHAAVSATHR is encoded by the coding sequence ATGGAGCACGAGCACGTAGTCATCGCAGGAGGCGGTCCCACCGGGCTGTGGCTGGCCGCCGAACTGCGGCTGGGCGGGACACCCGTCACCGTCCTGGAAACTCGCCGCGAGCGGGATCCCCACTCCAAGGCCCTCACCATCCATCCGCGCACACTGGAGGCCCTGGCCACCCGGGGCGTGCTGGAGCCCTTTCTCACGGAGGGACGGCGCATCCCCAGCGGCCACTTCGGCGGGCTCGACGACCGGATGGACTTCGGGGTCCTCGACACCCCCTACCCCTTCACACTCGCCCTGCCGCAGGCCCGCACCGAGGAGCTGCTGGAAGAGCACGCGATTGCGGCCGGAGCCAGAATCCGGCGCGGGCACCACGTGACCGGACTCACCCAGGACGAAGACGGGGTGAGCGTCGGGGCAACCGGCCCCGACGGCCCGTACGCACTGCGCGCCGGCTACATCGTCGGCTGCGACGGCACCCGAAGCACCGTGCGCGAGGCGGCGGGCATCGGCTTCCCCGGCAACGACGCCACCACCTGGGGCTTCCTGGGCGACGTCGTCCTGGACAACCCGCCGCAGGGAGGGGTGTCCGCCGTGTCAGGCCCGACCGGCGGCGTCATGATCGTCCCGATGCCGGGCGGAATCCACCGGATCGTCGGCGGTGATCCGGACAGTACCGGTACCGGCTACCCCGGCGAACTCACACTCGACGGGCTGCGCGCCAAGGTGACCCGGATCGCCGGCACCGACTTCGGCATGCGTGACCCGAGCTGGCTCTCCCGGTTCGGCAACGCCGCCCGCCAGGCCGCCGAGTACCGCAGGGGCCGCGTCCTCCTCGCGGGCGACGCGGCGCACATGCACTACCCGGCCGGAGGCGTGGGCCTCAACGTCGGCATCCAGGACGCCACGAACCTCGGCTGGAAACTGGCCGCCACAGTGGCAGGCACCGCCCCCGCCGGACTTCTGGACAGCTACCACGCCGAACGCCACCCGGTCGGCGCCGACCTACTGCTCAGCACCCGCGCCCAGACGGCACTGATGAACGCCTACTCGGCGGAGGGCCAGGACCTGCGCGCACTTCTGAGCCAACTCATCGCCACCGTGCCGGAGTTCTCCCGAAGCCTGGCCGAACGACTCTCCGCACTGGCCGTCACCTACCCGGGCCCCGCAGACCACCACCCCCTGACCGGTCACCGCGCACCCAATCTCGAACTCTCCAACAGCACGGACCTCTTCACACTGCTCAGGACCGGCCGCCACGTCCTGCTGCACTTCACCGGCACCCCGGCACCGCCCTCCACCGCCCACGTCATCACGCACACAGCACACCGGCCCGACCCACGGCCTGCCTGGTCCACCGTGCGTGCCGCGCTCATCCGCCCGGACGGCCATGTCGCCTGGGCGAGCGAACAGCCCGACGCCGAAGTTCTGCGGGCCGAGGCGCACGCGGCGGTATCCGCGACTCACCGCTGA
- a CDS encoding C40 family peptidase, producing MSHTAHIPSHRKPRPRSAARTALRAGVAGGVLSTIAVAGAAGSANAAEPVNESTIQMPTLSAAQVADVTEQVAADLQQQAQQDTAAQDAAKAAKKAKTDAVHKAEAKKKAEEKAKAEAEAKAKADAAARASRSSARTALHAVTTAASTSSSSSVGSGSAASIVSFVKSHIGDAYVMGGTGSSSWDCSGLVQAAYKNVGVDLPRVSEGQSTAGTQVSLSNLQPGDILYWGSSGSAYHVAIYVGGGQFVGAQNPSTGVVERPLDYDQPTGAVRVL from the coding sequence ATGTCCCACACCGCTCACATACCCAGCCACCGGAAGCCCCGCCCGCGCAGCGCAGCCAGGACCGCGCTCCGGGCCGGAGTTGCCGGTGGCGTTCTCAGCACCATCGCAGTGGCGGGTGCAGCTGGTTCGGCGAACGCGGCCGAGCCGGTGAACGAGAGCACCATCCAGATGCCCACCCTCAGCGCGGCCCAGGTCGCCGACGTCACGGAGCAGGTCGCCGCCGACCTGCAGCAGCAGGCCCAGCAGGACACCGCGGCCCAGGACGCCGCCAAGGCGGCCAAGAAGGCCAAGACGGACGCCGTGCACAAGGCCGAGGCCAAGAAGAAGGCCGAGGAGAAGGCCAAGGCCGAGGCCGAGGCCAAGGCGAAGGCTGACGCCGCCGCGCGCGCCTCGCGCTCCTCCGCCCGTACGGCGCTGCACGCCGTCACCACGGCCGCCAGCACGTCCTCCAGCTCCTCCGTGGGCTCCGGCTCCGCCGCGTCCATCGTGAGCTTCGTGAAGTCCCACATCGGCGACGCGTACGTCATGGGCGGCACCGGCTCCAGCTCCTGGGACTGCTCGGGTCTGGTCCAGGCCGCGTACAAGAACGTCGGTGTCGACCTCCCCCGCGTCTCGGAGGGCCAGTCGACCGCGGGCACCCAGGTCTCGCTGAGCAACCTGCAGCCCGGCGACATCCTGTACTGGGGCAGCTCCGGCAGCGCGTACCACGTGGCCATCTACGTCGGCGGCGGCCAGTTCGTCGGCGCGCAGAACCCGAGCACCGGTGTGGTCGAGCGCCCCCTGGACTACGACCAGCCGACCGGCGCGGTCCGCGTCCTCTGA
- a CDS encoding nuclear transport factor 2 family protein — MPSPSAAPPSPSLAERVARLEARQEIEELKYRYLHACDHKDPEEFRACFISEGADIDYGELGAFATVDDLVALFSRIAAARGGEGGHIVLDMHHALHPQITFHSPTEAGGRWTLRFRQINLAEETERVMCGEYDDRYVVENGAWRLAKHHFRTLWSLTRPLPQGYAVDEGGLR, encoded by the coding sequence ATGCCGTCACCGTCCGCCGCCCCGCCGAGCCCGAGCCTTGCCGAGCGTGTTGCCCGGTTGGAGGCGCGGCAGGAGATCGAGGAGCTGAAGTACCGCTATCTGCATGCTTGCGACCACAAGGACCCCGAGGAGTTCCGCGCCTGTTTCATCAGTGAAGGCGCCGACATCGACTACGGGGAACTGGGCGCCTTCGCCACCGTCGACGACCTCGTCGCCCTCTTCAGCCGGATCGCGGCGGCCCGCGGCGGCGAGGGCGGCCACATCGTCCTGGACATGCACCACGCCCTGCACCCGCAGATCACCTTCCACTCACCCACCGAGGCCGGCGGCCGCTGGACGTTGCGCTTCCGGCAGATCAACCTCGCCGAGGAGACCGAGCGGGTGATGTGCGGCGAGTACGACGACCGGTACGTCGTCGAAAACGGTGCATGGCGCCTGGCGAAGCACCACTTCCGCACCCTGTGGTCACTGACCCGCCCGCTGCCCCAGGGGTACGCCGTGGATGAGGGAGGGCTTCGGTGA
- a CDS encoding NADP-dependent oxidoreductase: MKALQFDQFGSPDVIVLRDVPQPEPGPGQIRIAVRACGLTPADWHVVDGLLADHLPPLPRGLGLEVAGTVDALGEGVTGVQIGDRVFGPAAFDGPTAGAAEYALMPDWARIPEGVTAEQAAALPMAAETAWRALDDLGVQPGELLLVHGAGTTVGEAAVRFALHRGIRVIATAGPTRAAALEEIGAQVTAYGEGMTERVSALTPSPVDRALDATPTGGRIDRAGRPSPAGGSLPTLIELTGDPDRVLTVSDFAAAAELGVRITTEIRYDQINEFARLAGEGILVVPVARTYTLDQIQEAAKLSQSRRPGGKLMLVL; this comes from the coding sequence ATGAAGGCTCTGCAATTCGACCAGTTCGGTTCCCCGGACGTGATCGTGCTCCGCGACGTCCCACAGCCGGAGCCGGGACCCGGCCAGATCCGCATCGCTGTGCGGGCGTGCGGCCTGACGCCGGCCGACTGGCACGTCGTCGACGGTCTCCTCGCCGACCATCTGCCGCCGCTGCCGCGCGGGCTCGGCCTTGAGGTCGCGGGCACCGTCGACGCGCTCGGCGAAGGCGTCACCGGCGTCCAGATCGGCGACCGGGTGTTCGGCCCTGCCGCCTTCGACGGCCCGACGGCCGGCGCCGCCGAGTACGCGCTGATGCCGGACTGGGCACGCATTCCCGAGGGCGTGACCGCCGAGCAGGCCGCCGCGCTGCCGATGGCGGCCGAGACGGCGTGGCGCGCGCTCGACGACCTCGGCGTTCAGCCGGGCGAGCTGCTGCTCGTCCACGGCGCAGGCACCACCGTGGGTGAGGCGGCGGTGCGCTTCGCACTGCACCGGGGTATCCGGGTGATCGCCACAGCCGGGCCGACTCGGGCCGCCGCCCTGGAAGAGATCGGCGCCCAGGTGACCGCCTACGGCGAGGGCATGACCGAACGCGTCAGCGCACTGACCCCAAGCCCCGTGGACCGCGCCCTGGACGCCACGCCGACCGGGGGCCGGATCGACCGCGCCGGCCGGCCCAGTCCGGCCGGCGGCTCGCTACCGACCTTGATCGAGCTGACCGGGGATCCCGACCGCGTCCTCACCGTCTCGGACTTCGCCGCCGCAGCCGAACTGGGCGTCCGGATCACTACCGAGATCCGCTACGACCAGATCAATGAGTTCGCCAGGCTCGCCGGCGAAGGCATCCTGGTCGTACCAGTCGCCCGCACCTACACCCTCGACCAGATCCAGGAAGCGGCCAAGCTCAGCCAATCCCGCCGCCCCGGCGGCAAGCTCATGCTCGTCCTGTGA
- a CDS encoding DUF899 family protein, which translates to MRQTNLTGESAAYVSAREELQQAEIELMRHRERVAALRRGLPPGPVVDDYVFEEGPADLRAGDAPAKTVRLSELFTGPGRDLVVYHLMYGKQQTEPCPMCTMWIDGYNGVAHHVAQNVDLAIVAAAGLPALRAHARDRKWTDLRLLSAGTGTFKYDLGSEDAEGVQDSTVSVFTRDDDGSVRHVYSGHPRMSDDIDQRGIDLLSPVWQFLDLTTRGRGDWSASLRY; encoded by the coding sequence ATGCGTCAGACCAATCTCACCGGGGAATCGGCCGCATACGTCAGCGCCCGCGAGGAGCTGCAGCAGGCCGAGATCGAGCTGATGCGGCACCGCGAACGCGTCGCCGCCCTGCGCCGCGGGCTGCCGCCGGGCCCGGTCGTCGACGACTACGTCTTCGAGGAGGGCCCGGCCGATCTGCGGGCCGGTGACGCGCCGGCGAAGACCGTGCGCCTGAGCGAGCTGTTCACCGGACCCGGGCGGGACCTGGTCGTCTACCACCTCATGTACGGCAAGCAGCAGACCGAGCCGTGCCCCATGTGCACGATGTGGATCGACGGGTACAACGGCGTGGCCCACCACGTGGCGCAGAACGTCGATCTCGCGATCGTCGCGGCGGCCGGCCTGCCGGCGCTCCGCGCCCACGCCCGTGACCGGAAGTGGACGGATCTGCGTCTGCTCAGCGCCGGTACCGGCACGTTCAAGTACGACCTGGGCAGCGAGGACGCCGAGGGCGTCCAGGACTCGACGGTGTCGGTGTTCACCCGCGACGACGACGGATCGGTACGCCACGTCTACTCGGGCCACCCGCGGATGTCCGACGACATCGACCAGCGGGGCATCGACCTGCTCAGCCCGGTATGGCAGTTCCTCGACCTCACCACCCGGGGCCGGGGCGACTGGAGCGCCTCACTCCGCTACTAG
- a CDS encoding DUF397 domain-containing protein — translation MDKAIEWQKSSFSNGQEQCVEIAEHAGEILMRESDDPSAVTATSREKFAAFIQGVKAGEFDHFAR, via the coding sequence ATGGACAAAGCAATTGAGTGGCAGAAGTCATCCTTCTCCAACGGCCAGGAACAGTGTGTCGAGATCGCGGAGCACGCCGGCGAGATCCTGATGCGCGAGAGCGACGACCCGAGCGCGGTCACCGCCACCAGCCGGGAGAAGTTCGCGGCGTTCATTCAGGGTGTCAAGGCGGGCGAGTTCGACCACTTCGCCCGGTAG